The segment CTGGCCGACCAAGTGGGCGTGTACTACAAGGACTTGTCGGATGAGCGTTGCGTCTCCGCCATCGGTCTGGTGCACCAGCGTTTCTCTACCAATACCTTCCCTGAGTGGCCACTGGCTCACCCTTATCGCTATGTGGCGCACAACGGTGAAATCAACACCGTGCGCGGCAACTACAACTGGATGCTGGCGCGCGAAGGTGTGATGGCTTCTCCTGTGCTGGGTGAAGACCTGCAAAAGCTGTACCCGATCAGCTTTGCCGGCCAGTCTGACACTGCTACTTTCGATAACTGCCTTGAGTTGCTGACCATGGCTGGCTACCCCATCAGCCAGGCTGTGATGATGATGATTCCCGAGCCTTGGGAGCAGCACGAAGCCATGGACGAGCGTCGCCGCGCCTTCTATGAGTACCACGCAGCCATGATGGAGCCATGGGATGGCCCTGCATCCATCGTGTTCACCGATGGTCGCCAAATCGGCGCTACGCTGGACCGCAATGGCCTGCGTCCTTCGCGTTATGTGGTGACTGAAGATGATCTGGTGATTCTGGCTTCTGAAGCCGGCGTATTGCCCGTTCCCGACAGCAAAATCGTGCGCAAGTGGCGTCTGCAGCCCGGCAAGATGCTGCTGATCGATCTGGAGCAAGGCCGCATGATTGAAGACGATGAGCTCAAAGCCAACGTCGTCAACACCAAGCCCTACAAGCAGTGGATTGAAAACCTGCGCATCAAGCTTGACCAAGTCGAAATTCCTGCGGATTTCAAGGCTCCTGTAGCTAAGTCCGATCTGTCGCTGCTGGATCGTCAGCAAGCCTTTGGTTTCACGCAAGAAGATATCAAGTTCTTGCTGACTCCCATGGCTGAAAAGGGCGAAGAAGGCATTGGCTCTATGGGTAACGACAGCCCGCTGGCCGTGCTGTCGGACAAGAACAAGCCGCTGTACAACTACTTCCGCCAGATGTTCGCCCAAGTGACGAACCCGCCCATCGATCCGATCCGCGAAGCGATCGTGATGAGTCTGGTGTCCTTTGTGGGACCCAAGCCCAACCTGCTGGACATCAACCAAGTCAACCCGCCGATGCGCCTGGAGCTGCAGCAGCCTGTCCTCGACTTCGAAGGCATGGCACGTCTGCGTGACATTGAAAAGCACACCAACGGCAAGTTCAAAAGCTCGACCATCGACATCACTTACCCTCTGAGCTGGGGCAAGGAAGGCGTGGAAGCCAAGCTGGCATCGCTGTGCGCCCATGCTGTGGATGAAATCAAGGGCGGCGCTAATATTCTGATCATCAGCGACCGCAATGTGAGCGCTACGCAAGTGGCCATCCCTGCGCTGCTGGCGCTGTCTGCCATCCACCAGCATCTGGTGAAAGAAGGCCTGCGCACTACAGCTGGTCTGGTGGTGGAAACCGGTACTGCCCGTGAAGTGCACCACTTTGCGGTGTTGGCCGGTTACGGCGCAGAAGCCGTTCACCCCTATCTGGCGCTGGAAACGCTGGTCGATATCTTCAGTCGTGAAGATGCGCCCATCACTGCTGACAAGGCCATCTATCATTATGTGAAGGCCATCGGCAAGGGTCTGTCCAAGATCATGTCCAAGATGGGCGTGTCTACCTATATGTCGTACTGCGGTGCCCAGCTTTTTGAAGCTGTGGGCCTCAATACTGCGACTGTTGACAAGTACTTCACCGGCACGGCTAGCCGTGTGGAAGGTATCGGCATCTTTGAGATTGCTGAAGAAACCATTCGCAACCACCAAGCCGCTTTCAGCGACGACCCGGTGTTGGCTGACGCGCTGGACGCAGGCGGTGAGTACGCTTGGCGCGCCCGTGGTGAAGAGCATATGTGGACGCCTGAAGTGATTGCCAAGCTGCAGCACTCCACCCGCTCCAACAACTTCAACACCTACAAGGAATACGCCCAGCTGATCAACGATCAGAGCAAGCGCCACATGACGCTGCGTGGTCTGTTCGAGTTCAAGTTCGATCCCGCCAAGGCCATTCCTGTGGACCAAGTGGAGTCTGTCAAGGAAATCGTCAAGCGCTTTGCAACTGGTGCTATGTCGCTGGGCTCCATCTCCACGGAAGCTCATGCAACGCTGGCTGTGGCTATGAACCGCATTGGCGGCAAGAGCAACACTGGCGAAGGTGGTGAAGATCCCAAGCGTTATCGCAACGAGTTGAAGGGCATCGCCATCACCAAGGGCGAGACTTTGGGCTCCATCATCGGTAAGGACAAGGTTGAGTCTGATATCGAGTTGCAAGCCGGTGACAGCCTGCGATCCAGGATCAAGCAAGTCGCTTCGGGTCGTTTTGGCGTGACTGCTGAATATCTGTCTTCTTCCGATCAAATTCAGATCAAGATGGCTCAGGGCGCTAAGCCCGGTGAAGGTGGTCAGTTGCCCGGCGGCAAGGTGTCCGAGTACATCGGCGCACTGCGTCACTCTGTGCCGGGTGTGGGCCTGATTTCGCCTCCTCCTCACCACGACATCTACTCGATCGAAGATTTGGCTCAGCTGATTCACGATCTGAAGAACGTGGCTCCGCACGCCAGCATCAGCACCAAGCTGGTGTCTGAAGTGGGTGTGGGCACGATTGCTGCAGGCGTGACCAAGTGCAAGAGCGATCACTTGGTGATCGCCGGCCATGACGGCGGCACTGGCGCATCGCCTTGGTCCTCCATCAAGCATGCGGGCGGCCCTTGGGAGATCGGTCTGGCTGAAACTCAGCAAACTCTGGTGCTCAACCGTCTGCGTGGCCGTGTGCGCGTGCAGGCTGATGGCCAGATGAAGACCGGCCGCGATGTGATCATTGGCGCTTTGCTGGGTGCTGACGAGTTTGGTTTTGCTACCGCGCCTCTGGTGGTCGAAGGCTGCATCATGATGCGCAAGTGCCACCTGAACACCTGCCCTGTGGGCGTGGCCACGCAAGACCCCGTGCTGCGCGCCAAGTTCACTGGCAAGCCTGAGCATGTGGTGAACTACTTCTTCTTCATCGCTGAAGAAGTGCGCCAGATCATGGCCCAGCTGGGTATTGCCAAATTTGACGACCTGATTGGCCGCTCTGACCTGCTGGACACTCGCAAGGGTATCGAGCACTGGAAGGCTCAGGGTCTGGATTTCAGCCGCCTGTTCTATCAGCCTGAAGTGCCTGCAGATGTGCCGCGCTTTCATGTGGAGTCGCAAGACCATTTGCTGGACAAAGCGCTTGACGTCAAGCTCATCGAGCGCTGCAAGCCTGCCATCGAAAACGGCGAAAAAGTACGCATCATGGAAGTGGCGCGCAACGTCAACCGCTCCGTGGGTGCCATGCTCTCTGGCGCAGTCACTAAGCTGCACCCAGAAGGCTTGCCAGACGACAGCATCCGTATCCACTTTGAAGGTACAGGCGGTCAATCGTTTGGCGCCTTCTTGTGCAACGGCATTACGCTGAACCTGTCTGGTGAAGCCAATGACTACACCGGCAAGGGCTTGTCCGGCGGTCGTGTGGTGGTGCACCCCAGCCATGAATTCCGTGGCAACACAGTGACCAACACCATCGTGGGCAATACCGTGATGTTTGGCGCGACCAGCGGTGAAGCCTTCTTCAGTGGCGTCGCTGGCGAGCGTTTTGCGGTGCGTCTGTCAGGTGCTACAGCTGTGGTCGAAGGCGTGGGTGATCACGGCTGCGAATACATGACTGGCGGTACCGTGGTGGTGCTGGGTAAGACTGGCCGCAACTTCGCTGCCGGTATGAGCGGCGGTGTGGCTTATGTCTACGACGAAGACGGTAAGTTTGACCAGCGTTGCAACACGGCTTCAGTGAAGCTGGAGAAGGTGCTGCCGCATGACGAGTTCGTCTCGCGCATTGATCCTGCCATCTGGCACCGTGGTCAAAGCGATGACCAGCAACTGCGCAACTTGCTTGAAGCGCATAGCCGTTGGACGGGCTCCAAGCGTGCCCGTGAGCTGCTGGACAACTGGGCCGTTGCACGTGCCAAGTTCGTCAAGGTGTTCCCGACCGAGTACCAGCGTGCTCTGGGCGAGATCTTTGAACGCAAACAGAAGGCTGAACAAGCGAAATCGCAAGATGCGAAAGCGCTAACAGCTACTAAAAAAGAAGCAGTAGCCGCCAAGTAATAAGGCCTGAAGCGGTGGTGGCCGAGCTACCACCGCGCACTGCAAGCGAACACAGATTTCAAGGAATACAGATCATGGGAAAGACCACCGGCTTTATGGAATACGACCGCATCGAAGAGGGCTATGCCCCCGTTGCGGAACGCCTCAAGCACTACAAAGAATTCGTCATTGGTTTGACGACTGACCAAGCCAAGGTACAAGCGGCGCGCTGCATGGATTGCGGCACGCCTTTTTGCAACAACGGCTGCCCGGTCAACAACATCATTCCGGACTTCAACGACCTTGTGTACCGTGATGACTGGAAGAACGCCATCGCCACGCTGCACAGCACCAACAACTTCCCTGAGTTCACGGGCCGGATCTGCCCCGCACCTTGTGAAGCGGCTTGCGTGGCCAACATCAATGGCGACGCGATTGGCATCAAGTCCATCGAGCACTCCATCATTGACCGCGCCTGGAACGAAGGCTGGGTCAAGCCCCTGCTGCCCAAGCACCAAACCGGCAAGAAGGTTGCCGTGGTTGGCGCCGGCCCTGCTGGCATGGCTGCTGCCCAGCAACTGGTGCGTGCGGGTCACGATGTGACGCTGTTTGAAAAGAACGATCACGTGGGTGGCCTGCTGCGCTATGGCATCCCTGACTTCAAGCTGGACAAGGGTTTGATCGACCGCCGCGTGGCACAGATGCAAGCCGAAGGCCTTAAGATTCGCACTGGCGTGCTGATCGCTGGCCCTGAAGGTTTGGGTAAGGACTCCAAGGTCACCAACTGGGCCAACGAAACGATCAGCCCAGATCAACTCAAGGCTGAATTTGACGCCGTGCTGTTGACTGGCGGCTCCGAGCAATCGCGTGACTTGCCCGTGCCCGGCCGTGAGCTCGATGGCGTGCACTACGCCATGGAGTTCCTGCCTCAGCAAAACAAGGTCAACGGTGGCGACAAGCTCAAGGGTCAGCTGCGCGCTGATGGCAAGCATGTCATCGTCATCGGCGGTGGCGACACCGGCTCTGATTGCGTGGGGACCTCCAACCGCCACGGCGCCAAGAGCGTGACCCAGTTTGAAGTCATGCCAATGCCGCCCGAGCAGGAGAACAAACCTATGGTCTGGCCTTACTGGCCGATCAAGCTGCGCACCAGCTCCAGCCACGATGAAGGTGTGGTGCGCGAGTTCGCCATTTCCACCAAGGAATTCACAGGCGACAAGGGCAAGGTCAAGAGCCTGACCACGGTGCAGGTCGAATTCAAGGACGGCAAGCTGTGCGAAGTGCCTGGCACTGAAAAGGTCTGGCCCGCTGATCTGGTGCTGCTGGCCATGGGCTTTGTTCACCCTGTGTC is part of the Comamonas sp. Y33R10-2 genome and harbors:
- a CDS encoding glutamate synthase-related protein: MTTAAEIKRLQDHGLYSKSNEHDACGLGFVAHIKGQKRHDIVLGALKILENIDHRGAVGADPLMGDGAGILIQIPDQLYREEMAKQGVTLPPAGEYGVGMIFLPKEHASRLACEQEMERAIKAEGQVLLGWRDVPVNRDMPMSPTVQEKEPILRQVFIGRGADVIVQDALERKLYVIRKTASGAIQGLGLKHSKEYYVPSMSSRTVVYKGLLLADQVGVYYKDLSDERCVSAIGLVHQRFSTNTFPEWPLAHPYRYVAHNGEINTVRGNYNWMLAREGVMASPVLGEDLQKLYPISFAGQSDTATFDNCLELLTMAGYPISQAVMMMIPEPWEQHEAMDERRRAFYEYHAAMMEPWDGPASIVFTDGRQIGATLDRNGLRPSRYVVTEDDLVILASEAGVLPVPDSKIVRKWRLQPGKMLLIDLEQGRMIEDDELKANVVNTKPYKQWIENLRIKLDQVEIPADFKAPVAKSDLSLLDRQQAFGFTQEDIKFLLTPMAEKGEEGIGSMGNDSPLAVLSDKNKPLYNYFRQMFAQVTNPPIDPIREAIVMSLVSFVGPKPNLLDINQVNPPMRLELQQPVLDFEGMARLRDIEKHTNGKFKSSTIDITYPLSWGKEGVEAKLASLCAHAVDEIKGGANILIISDRNVSATQVAIPALLALSAIHQHLVKEGLRTTAGLVVETGTAREVHHFAVLAGYGAEAVHPYLALETLVDIFSREDAPITADKAIYHYVKAIGKGLSKIMSKMGVSTYMSYCGAQLFEAVGLNTATVDKYFTGTASRVEGIGIFEIAEETIRNHQAAFSDDPVLADALDAGGEYAWRARGEEHMWTPEVIAKLQHSTRSNNFNTYKEYAQLINDQSKRHMTLRGLFEFKFDPAKAIPVDQVESVKEIVKRFATGAMSLGSISTEAHATLAVAMNRIGGKSNTGEGGEDPKRYRNELKGIAITKGETLGSIIGKDKVESDIELQAGDSLRSRIKQVASGRFGVTAEYLSSSDQIQIKMAQGAKPGEGGQLPGGKVSEYIGALRHSVPGVGLISPPPHHDIYSIEDLAQLIHDLKNVAPHASISTKLVSEVGVGTIAAGVTKCKSDHLVIAGHDGGTGASPWSSIKHAGGPWEIGLAETQQTLVLNRLRGRVRVQADGQMKTGRDVIIGALLGADEFGFATAPLVVEGCIMMRKCHLNTCPVGVATQDPVLRAKFTGKPEHVVNYFFFIAEEVRQIMAQLGIAKFDDLIGRSDLLDTRKGIEHWKAQGLDFSRLFYQPEVPADVPRFHVESQDHLLDKALDVKLIERCKPAIENGEKVRIMEVARNVNRSVGAMLSGAVTKLHPEGLPDDSIRIHFEGTGGQSFGAFLCNGITLNLSGEANDYTGKGLSGGRVVVHPSHEFRGNTVTNTIVGNTVMFGATSGEAFFSGVAGERFAVRLSGATAVVEGVGDHGCEYMTGGTVVVLGKTGRNFAAGMSGGVAYVYDEDGKFDQRCNTASVKLEKVLPHDEFVSRIDPAIWHRGQSDDQQLRNLLEAHSRWTGSKRARELLDNWAVARAKFVKVFPTEYQRALGEIFERKQKAEQAKSQDAKALTATKKEAVAAK
- a CDS encoding glutamate synthase subunit beta, translating into MGKTTGFMEYDRIEEGYAPVAERLKHYKEFVIGLTTDQAKVQAARCMDCGTPFCNNGCPVNNIIPDFNDLVYRDDWKNAIATLHSTNNFPEFTGRICPAPCEAACVANINGDAIGIKSIEHSIIDRAWNEGWVKPLLPKHQTGKKVAVVGAGPAGMAAAQQLVRAGHDVTLFEKNDHVGGLLRYGIPDFKLDKGLIDRRVAQMQAEGLKIRTGVLIAGPEGLGKDSKVTNWANETISPDQLKAEFDAVLLTGGSEQSRDLPVPGRELDGVHYAMEFLPQQNKVNGGDKLKGQLRADGKHVIVIGGGDTGSDCVGTSNRHGAKSVTQFEVMPMPPEQENKPMVWPYWPIKLRTSSSHDEGVVREFAISTKEFTGDKGKVKSLTTVQVEFKDGKLCEVPGTEKVWPADLVLLAMGFVHPVSPVLEAFGLEKDARGNVKASTDFIGGYATNVSKVFAAGDIRRGQSLVVWAIREGRQAARSVDEFLMGASELPR